A window of Daucus carota subsp. sativus chromosome 2, DH1 v3.0, whole genome shotgun sequence genomic DNA:
CTTCAAATATTATACCATTATCCAAAATTCAACATTACACTTGTATCGATAGATTTGCAATATTTGTGACTTTCTTTTCTTAAATAATAGATTTGCAATATTTGTGACTTTCTTTTCTTAAATAGATATATAGAAAATCTTCTATTATTGTTGGGACAAATATATGTCAATGTTATTTATATGCATAGGAGTTGCACAAATAATTATTAAGACTAATTAATGTAATTAAACTTATTGGGCAGTTACATAGTATGAGGTGGGGGAAAAGGATGTTCATACAGAGGGTTAATcctataaagaaaaaaaaaagagggttAATCCTATCATCACTCTTTTtcgatataataaatataaatataaatataatatataatattttttgcagCTGTTGTTTCCTAAATTAGTATCCGAACTTGGTTATCTTTTTACAGTTCATTGGCATCATGAAGGTCCATAAATCTTTTCCGCATCTGCTCGATGCAACGATCTATATCCCCGATCTCTGTGacatatatttagatattttttcttgtttgtgttttagttaataatatattctaaatCATATATGTACAGATTTTATATTAGCTATATTTGTTTGACATGGTTTATATGCATTATATGCATGTATCATCAGGCATGATTTACGATCTCTTATGTGCCTTTTTGATATCATTTTGTTTGTTCCATCTCAAATCTTTGCATGTGTTGTGTAAATAGTtgatcaatattttttatttgtaattatcaTAGTCTTTCTATTTTAGGTGATTGCGTTGTtaattttttgtgtgtgtttgctCATTTAATATTTCCAATAGTGATATACATAATTGCATTGTTTGGCCAACATATCATTGTTATTATACCATCGTTGctagagatgttcaaaaaatctgaaatctgaTCTGATTTGATCcgtaaaaaaatctgaaaaacccAATCCGCAAATTAATCCGGATTGGCCCGGCCTGGTCCGAGGACCTAAAACAAGCctagtattttcaaaaaatctgGATTTTATCCGGAATTTTTTAAGTAAACGAGGCCTAGTATTTTCGAAAAAGCCCGGCCCAGTTTTCAAAAAATACCCGGCCCGATCTGCTTTGGAAAAAATTCGGGGTTTTTTTTCCCGGTCTGGATCTGGCCCAAACAGAACTTTTGTGCATCTCTAATCGTTGCTACCATCTTGCATGTATCTTACATGGGATCatttgattatatttgttttttttcctcTAAttcttatttgtttaattatttcttaatttttgaaatttgattgatctgtttttgataaatttgattatctTGTTATTATAATAGTTGTTTATCTACATATCTTTTTTTTCCCTctccaataaataaaaaaacaaatttgatatttgattcaTAAATCTTTGGAGAagttttaaagttgaaaagaaacTTGAATTGTCAAAATTGGAAATTAAAGATTGTTGTTAAAACAATCTGGGAATTTTCGCTAAAAAGAGAGATAATTTTTTGCTCATGATGTTCACGATTCTCTTGTTGAGACTTAATTTTATCTTCATAGATTTTTCtagatatttttttacaaagtgTTGTTATAACATCTATAACTCCTTCCAATTTTGGTAGACAACCTTGCAAATAGACATATATCGGAATCAACTTATTGACTTCCCGAACAGTACTATAAAAACCAGTACTGAACATCCCCCCCAAATTGTACATGCTCCTATAGCAACATATTTTGGTTTCGTGATGTTCGCAACCTGGGTTAACAAACATAAATGTTACCGGGATTGGGAAATATATTGGTGGGTCTCATTTGACCGTTAAAAGGAAGAGAATGACACTAATTATAGTTTTAGTAAGAAATTGAGATACAATTTGTTACGGTATAAAGCATAGTACCATTAATAATAATTCCGATAATCACTATAGTGAAGTCTTTTTTTCCTGGACTGGAAAGGATATGGGATATTTCTTATGAGaaacataattttattgaataaatgaGAATATCAAATCTTATCGATATATTGAAATTAAACCCTTGGTATGGTTAAAAATCAAAgattgaaaatttcaccggaatGGGTGAACGATTATTGTGTACATGATAGTGaagtaatatatttattgaaaaaactAGTAAAGGGTTATAGATGGAGTCTATGAGAGATTTGTGTTCACAGACTGAGAGTTGTTTGATCTACCCGAATATAGAAAATTCATTAGTTctgaattaattttgtaaagaaAAAATGTGGTTCTTACATTTATAATGTTAAGGTCCGTctcattataaaatatttattgtgaAAATGAAGAAAGAATTAGATATAATGtatgtattttgaaaattagGAGTATGTTTACAAATTGACAATATATTTGGATGATATGTTAGCGGAAATAATAATGATGTGATGAACAGAACTAAGTTAGAACTTAGTAGGGAAGTCAAGATTACAGATATcaatatctttttataaattcaaGATATGTGAATTAAAAAGAAATCATTTGAATATCGAGTTTGAACCCGAAAAAGTATTTGAGTAAATGCTTAATTGTTTTAGGATGTGAAAGTGCAGTTCGACACGAACTCCACTTGGAATGATGGGAAAACCACTAATGCAGAAAAGGAATTAGTTGTTACATCTTATGTGCAAGTAGTAGAAAGTTCGATATTGTGTCATCGGTTGACTTGACATATCGATTAATTTTGTAAGTGGATGATAAACACATTCTAGTTAAGCCTATTGAGAGGCGGGACAGTGGCCAATGAAGTACTTCAAAGCTATATTGCACCGTgtattgtaattatatattaggTAGGGATGACAATTTTATCTGACCCGGCATATACCCGACCCGTTCCGATTCATACGGAATTTCCCGAACCCGACTTTTTGAATTTGGATCTTTTTTTCAgattcgaaagagtttggatctAGATTTGATCTTAAGTATACCGAACCAATACATGACCCGAAACCAAAAATCCATTCCAACCCCAATTCAAACCTTGAACCCGAATAAAATCTGAtagcatatacatatatataatacatatataacatgaattatttaataaattaatatcttaCGTAGTTTTATAACAATAATACatgacttgtatacatcaaataattaaatctaatggTTAACCGATAAGTTgtataattgttgataattaaattaaatacattTGACGCTAATATTGAActacataaatatatagagTACTATTGTTTTTAGTTAAACACACTTACACACTAGGAGTGAGTCACATCCTTGACCTACATTTAAAAAAGCCAAAACCTCAATCACTGCACCAACCCTTTGTCAGCTACTACCGCATTCTTAACACTAAAAAAACGTGTTGCCTATCATATTCTTACAATAatatagatttatttttaattaattactgtTATAAGTCGAATTAAACCTGAACCCGatttgaaatatgaaaaaaCCCGACGAATCGGATTTGGATATTCATTTTCAACATCCAGACACGAACAGAAACATAACAGATCATATTTGGATCTTACGAAACCCGAACCGATCCGACCTGTTGTCGTCCCTAATATTAGGCAGGCATGCCTTGAATTATTCTTTATATATTATGGTGAAGAATTCAAAACTAAATATACGCTTATCAGTTAATAATCAGTCAATATTTGTTGATTTCCGAACCTTTTCGTCCTCAAGTTCTTTCCTCAACTTTCTCATGCCCTGCTCAAGTTCCTCTATTGTCTGATGAATAGAAGCACCATAAATGATCATCAGCAACACAATCTCAAATAAGTTACTACCAGTAGTCGGTAGttcaataaattcaaaaaaaaacagaggtgGAAGAAGGCTTGCATACTTTTTTACAACTAGCAGAAGTGCGTTGCTCTTCACAAATTTGAATATCTTGCTGcctaattttattttctgaattGACCAACTTTTGCCTAGTATCGTCCTGTTAAAACAAGAAGATTAAACATCACAAACTTTCTCATGTGAGACACGTTCTGCAAGTGAATAGCAAAGCGTACCAGTTTAGATCTCAGAATCACCACCAGTGAACTCCTTTCTTTCTCTGATTCCTATGGATATGCAGTATAGAGGCGTATTTATAGTGTGGTTCTTAACAAGATAGGCAAATAAAAGATGACACTTTTATATAGCAAACCTGAAGCTTATGAATCAattccttctgttctttttctCGTTTTGAGGCTGCATCAGATAGTCGTCTCATTTCCTCCTGCGATTCAGCCTGAACTTTCTGAATTGAGGTTTTTAAGTTCATATCAGCCTTTTCTCGTTCCTCTCTTCTCAATTCTCGCTCTTCATCCAACAATGTCTCAAGTTCCAATATGGATGCTTTCTGACTACACGAGAAACAAAGGATAAGAAAACATGTAGTCACATTTCATTTTTGAAACCTTTCTACTTAACCAAAGGGCGACTACTTTCACTGAATGAGTAAATTGACATCTTATACTCTTATAGTTACATAGCATGTTCTGTTTACaatctttaaaaaatttatatgtgaaAACAAACAGTTGCACAaacattgtaaaatatataagttGGGACATTTTCACTGTCGACCATACTGATATCACAACAGGtatttaaagaaaatttatgctTCCATGCTTCTATAATGTAGGAGCCTGTGAATCATGAGTTCAATAGTTTCTGCTCACCTGTCTATTATTTCATTTGCCTCATTGCATGACTGCATAGAAGCACTAAGTCTTATGTTAAGGTCTTCCATGGCATGTTTCTGTTCAGCAGATATCTTATTAAGCTCTGCCAGTTCCTTCTGTTTACTCTCCAGTACATGGTTCAACTTATTAAGTTGGTCAGTATACGATTTCGAAACAGAGTCCCTCAGTTCCTTTTTCTCCTGCATTGAAATAGACCAAATCAACAAGAAAGTTAAATTTCAAAGTCATGTCTAATGAGCTCCGCAAAGAGAAAAGAAGGCGATTGATGTTAGTAACATGCAACAGTACTTGGCGCCTGACACTGTAGGCTCCAAGTGATATGATGCAGTAATTAAACTCTATTCAACTATACCAAGCAAGTTAAGCATCAATAACAATAAACATTGAAATCTCAGGAAGTGCCaaagatatactccctccgtcccaatatttatctgtcttgtttgactttttgtggtcaaattgaccaaactttgaccggTAATTAATAATTACTCTTACATGCTCTTGAAAAtcgaaaaaatacattttaaagtagaatagaTGTAGATtctggtaatatattttttataatttttactaattattttatatatgtaaatttcagtcaaagtttggtcaatttgaccataaaaagtcaACCAAGACAGATAaattgggacggaaggagtacaaGGTTTGTTAGCACAGCGACAGCAAAGGAAGTTTCATAGTATAACAAACTAGGTCGAAACATAAATACAACTAAAGGCCATCCTACAACTCTTTAACTAACATTAGACACCAAACCGATTCCGTCCTTTAATAACCTAGCAAATAACTGAATAACCAAGGTGAACAACTCTCCACATGCAAACTTCATACACAGTTAAAAAATCATGATGTTACCATGCACttcatttctataaaataacaACCATTTTCCATCTTTTTTTAAATAGGGTCAAATAATTTGTAACAGAGCAAGCATTTTCAGTCAATATCTGCTCGTCTTTCAGAAGATGAGAGAATATTCTCTTACATTTCAGTATACTGCCATTAACTAAATATGGTGCTAAGAGCCTAAGAAGTATAAACAGATGCAAAGGACATCTATTAACAAATACCTTCTCCACTAAATAAATAGTAACTCAAATCAAACATCATCTTGCAAATATGCGTTATTATTAAAACCACATGCATGGCAGCTTGTATTATTTCTTTTACCAGATATGTAGGTAAGTTTGGGTAAATCAGACTCTCGTGATAAAAGAAAAAACTTGTCTGCTCAGAGATACAGCATGACACAGCAAAGACTCATTGCATATAAAAATCACATTAACATGACATACTGTTTCATGACGATCAACAGCTGCACGAACTTCAGTCTGCAGGGCATCTATTGATTTGACATTATCCTCCAATTGCTTCCGCAACTCCTGAACGAGATTGCAAGTAAAGTACACAATTATATGAAAGAACGTTTGTTGTTCTTGGTAACATGCACCACTACTATTTAATCAAAGAACACACGCTCAACATTCGAAGGATACCGTATTCGATCTTTGAAGACAGCGAAAATCATCAAGAGAAATAGGACCTTCAGAAGCACCAAGACCAATTCCTCTTTGCCTTTTATGCCAAGAGCGATGCTCCTCTTTACCCATAATAGAAACATCATTCAGTAAGAATTAGGTCAACTGTATCGAATTATATGTAGTGAAGCACGATTTTTGTCAAGTATATGAACaggaaattagaaaaaaaatcaacagCCTACAGAATTATAAGACACTTTTCCAATGCTTTCATGAGAATATACTAATGTATCACTGGCATAATGATACCATGACGTCAAATTCAGATGATATGCATATGACCATCACAAGTATAGCAGTGATTTGGAGCTCACTGATCACTATTGAACTTAAAAACAAAGCAATAAGATGAGTACATATTGTCCATAggtataaaaagataattatgtaattaacagaacataataaatgatttacacaTTCACTCATGATATATTCAGTGCAACTACAGTAATTTAATGGTCAATGGAAACAACCATGTCTACAAAGCAGGCAGACGATTAATAATCACTCAAAAATACTTTCGCATAAAAGCCCGAATGATACCTGCTTTTCTCTTCAGTAGCAACCCAGCGTTAGGGGACGTGTGTTTATCTAATTCTCGGAACACGAAAGCATATGCAAGTTCTGTAAACAGCAAGCAATTTAATTAAAGCTACATTAGGAGCAAAGCATGAACTTAGACTGTAAACCATCAGCCTACCATGGTGAGGAGGTGCTGAAAAAGATATTATATCTCCGTGATGGAGTTTCATTTCAGGACTTTGTTTGGTTAGCTTTTCCCAATTGATATAAGTCCCATTTGTACTGCAGATGGCACAAAGGCATTAGATATTACAACATCTACATGCATCTTGAACTATATACAATCTCCAGAAACACAACCTGTTATCTTTCACGAAGATGGATGTGCAGAGTTTAGATGGATTCTCGGCATCTTCACCGGCAATCTTTTTCCTATAGATTTTGCAATGTTGAGCACTAATTTGAGTAGATAATATTATGAAATGGCGATCTTCTACTACCCGGCCAATCTGATGCTCGTCAGAAGTCAAAATCATATTTGATCCCTGGTGAACAGTATTCTTGTCAGCAAATATCAATAacattttaacaatttatttaaatgaaaagtTTATAATAGACAAGGAAACAGGAACACTCATAGCTGGAACTCCCTTTCTTTGATTCTCAGCATAATAAGAAAATCCCCATTTGAGATCTATGCTTCTGAACCAATATCATAAACATTGCACCGGATAGAGGTACATTACAATCTCAACCACTTCACCGCAAGTATTACATCCAGAAGATCAAAACTTTAATACAATGACACGTGCTAATACAAAAAAGTTAACCATGGGTTCTACAATTAAGCACCACAAATTAACAATTCCACAAACTGCAAACAACAAATATCATATGTACATTACACACCAACCCACATATACTACTACTAGCCTACTATCACAGCATATCACACCGGACTAAGGTTACATTACAATATAAACCACTTTTGGAAAACTTTATAACAATCAGACATCCTGATATAACAAAATTACACACGGAATTAAATCACACACCTTAAGTAAACAATTGCACAAACCGCAAACCATAAAAACCATGCATATCACACTAAACCGCAGCACATTACACCCGAAACCACATTTACCACCACTAACACAGCCCAAGATCAGAACTTTACAACAAACACGCATATTATACAACAAAATACCCCCAATCTACGAAATCTACCTGAGGACGCTTTCGGGCCTTATCGGAAATGGCAGTAAGAACAGCCCAAACATCAGGATCAGTGTTCTGGAGAGGCTGGGAAGCAATATTTAAGGCAACCGAGAGTATAATTTCCTTCGGTCTCTTTTGAGAATCGACTGGGGAGGGAGTGACGTCTTCGTTGTCACGATTACAGGAATTGCTGGCTTGAGAAGTGCGGAGGTCGTTGTTTCTAGGGTTTGGACTTGGATTAGAAGCAATAGGATTGGGTAGGTCTTCGATCGCCATAGAAATTGGGTTTTGAGAAAATTGGGGATTGAGAATGGCCAGGAAATTGTAAAACCCTCGTTTTGTTTAGCTGGTTCCAGGGCTTTTATTTCGGTTTCCGGGTTGTAGAAAGTGTGTTGGGGAAGCTTTTAGGGAGAGGGTATTTTGGAGAATACAGGACACACTGACGAGGAGGCTGTGACGAGGTGGGTCGATTAAATTTGGGTATTCGATGAAAAATGTTAATTTAACAATATTTCGGTGTATTATCTTCGGCAAATATttatatgatgtcctaaattactatgataaaaaatatgttacaaGTACAATTCCATCATGATCCTAAtcattctttaaaaaattagaatgcGAACTTTATTcatcatttttaaggattgtgtGTGAAATCATTACTCATACTATTTTGAATAAcatattattcatttttttcatatcTCATCGTTTCTCTCTCCTATTAcaagttaaatataattttataatgataGTAATAGGGAATATAAATGTGAAAGTTCTcattcaataaaaataataatctccaaaaaaatacatattttattatacattTAGAGACCGATCAAGATGCTCTTAGAGGTCTTAGAGCAAGTTCAAGTCttagatataatataaaaattgatctTCTAGCAATTTAGGACATATTTAATTACTTCATCTCCAACGATGTGTTTTAAtcttaatatatgtttaatatattattaccaTTTCGTCTTTTTTAAATATCcactttgacttttgaccaatCAGATTGACTatatttgactgaaatttacatataccatataattgattttttttttatcattagaAGTATAtgtaatctattttaatatgtaattttaagattttaaaataataaatagataatttttaatgtatagtAAAAAATTGGTcggtttgatttattttttttaacaatcaaTTTGATTTCTTGAAAACTAAAACAGATATAATAAGGGACGGATGAAATATTTAAAGTTCTTTATCAtcgttaaaatataataatataaagcaGAGAGATACACGAATATGCGTATGTCTATCCACATCCGGAATTGTCGATTTCTGATGCGCATAATATCTGCTCTGTCATGGAT
This region includes:
- the LOC108209140 gene encoding uncharacterized protein LOC108209140 isoform X2 translates to MAIEDLPNPIASNPSPNPRNNDLRTSQASNSCNRDNEDVTPSPVDSQKRPKEIILSVALNIASQPLQNTDPDVWAVLTAISDKARKRPQGSNMILTSDEHQIGRVVEDRHFIILSTQISAQHCKIYRKKIAGEDAENPSKLCTSIFVKDNSTNGTYINWEKLTKQSPEMKLHHGDIISFSAPPHHELAYAFVFRELDKHTSPNAGLLLKRKAEEHRSWHKRQRGIGLGASEGPISLDDFRCLQRSNTELRKQLEDNVKSIDALQTEVRAAVDRHETEKKELRDSVSKSYTDQLNKLNHVLESKQKELAELNKISAEQKHAMEDLNIRLSASMQSCNEANEIIDSQKASILELETLLDEERELRREEREKADMNLKTSIQKVQAESQEEMRRLSDAASKREKEQKELIHKLQESEKERSSLVVILRSKLDDTRQKLVNSENKIRQQDIQICEEQRTSASCKKTIEELEQGMRKLRKELEDEKAAREEAWAKVSALELEMSAAMRDLDFERRKLKAARERIMLRETQLRSFYSTTEEISILFAKQQEQLKTMQRTLEDEEQYDNISLDLETNVDNGNLHESVLRGKEVPGHHNNITAQANSGSGQRCRRDQVDISSDEASVTEKHDCDNRGHGSDQDTQEAEFTSAGHVGKGGFGSDIDGVGTAPIIEGDTVGTERVFETESGANDGDKHLDLNKLAGETMQIDDDTLGQEAERHVIGGEISHQSASNNLLEAGNTIEDTERTFRTTDLLASEVAGSWAYNTGPSIHGENDSPRSKGCDEAAEALIVLHDSEPAAESQIVPSSEAATIQRNHEHQALSTMIGIVAPDLKDHFGGVGNNCDKEGSEKGVASNSDTEDCTDNEEVNAMDTEGVVASDAETEGSDGAEEAFVEVDEETEPDSVG
- the LOC108209140 gene encoding uncharacterized protein LOC108209140 isoform X1, producing the protein MAIEDLPNPIASNPSPNPRNNDLRTSQASNSCNRDNEDVTPSPVDSQKRPKEIILSVALNIASQPLQNTDPDVWAVLTAISDKARKRPQGSNMILTSDEHQIGRVVEDRHFIILSTQISAQHCKIYRKKIAGEDAENPSKLCTSIFVKDNSTNGTYINWEKLTKQSPEMKLHHGDIISFSAPPHHELAYAFVFRELDKHTSPNAGLLLKRKAEEHRSWHKRQRGIGLGASEGPISLDDFRCLQRSNTELRKQLEDNVKSIDALQTEVRAAVDRHETEKKELRDSVSKSYTDQLNKLNHVLESKQKELAELNKISAEQKHAMEDLNIRLSASMQSCNEANEIIDSQKASILELETLLDEERELRREEREKADMNLKTSIQKVQAESQEEMRRLSDAASKREKEQKELIHKLQESEKERSSLVVILRSKLDDTRQKLVNSENKIRQQDIQICEEQRTSASCKKTIEELEQGMRKLRKELEDEKQAAREEAWAKVSALELEMSAAMRDLDFERRKLKAARERIMLRETQLRSFYSTTEEISILFAKQQEQLKTMQRTLEDEEQYDNISLDLETNVDNGNLHESVLRGKEVPGHHNNITAQANSGSGQRCRRDQVDISSDEASVTEKHDCDNRGHGSDQDTQEAEFTSAGHVGKGGFGSDIDGVGTAPIIEGDTVGTERVFETESGANDGDKHLDLNKLAGETMQIDDDTLGQEAERHVIGGEISHQSASNNLLEAGNTIEDTERTFRTTDLLASEVAGSWAYNTGPSIHGENDSPRSKGCDEAAEALIVLHDSEPAAESQIVPSSEAATIQRNHEHQALSTMIGIVAPDLKDHFGGVGNNCDKEGSEKGVASNSDTEDCTDNEEVNAMDTEGVVASDAETEGSDGAEEAFVEVDEETEPDSVG